A window of Rhododendron vialii isolate Sample 1 chromosome 13a, ASM3025357v1 contains these coding sequences:
- the LOC131312681 gene encoding uncharacterized protein LOC131312681 has translation MAGFDDENFMFEVALSPSNFVNGLLTIPWRTAKKHFLLDHTTGTCQEIEVEFSDKHNNKYTMKLSTPPQPGAKLVITGWRQIFGPKGDPDLVGFYKPVDPLHDKHYLIDCTKGSCVFLKKLERTHTVLSIPKEVAEKLFPPLENGWEISLDCSDAQNWSLSMSYKNCQGRFKITSNWRKFIVDHNLEADDVVVFSRVYPQQPNNNRYLIRFEKTKEATSGTDATQSATSRKDEGDRNKENKSISVAGNNQSNSKPVSETRGSNVMIFGQDISKPKPIKLFESNNNELVQSTAGASYKEVHHSESIKTGKIMDEFEDSNFLFEVALSPRNYINGTLIIPWRTAKKHFLFDHSTGTCQEIELEFSDKDLNKYTLKISIPPQPGAQLVITGWRQFFGPNGDPDLIGFYKPVNHLHDTNYLIDWTKGSYTFLKKLDPSDASSMLLISKEAAEKVFPPLEVSVLIDCFDAQNQSWTMKYRRTKFDQFIITGSWGMFLTKHNLKANDAVMFSRVDPQQLPDSKRYFIRFEKAEKATSRADRTQSATARKDDDDRNNGGSNDEDKGISVAGNSNSKPITETSGSKVMIFGVDISKPKPM, from the exons ATGGCTGGATTTGACGATGAAAACTTTATGTTTGAGGTGGCATTGTCTCCTAGCAATTTCGTAAATGGTCTGCTCACCATTCCTTGGAGAACTGCAAAAAAACATTTCTTGTTGGATCATACGACAGGAACTTGTCAGGAAATCGAAGTAGAATTTTCTGACAAGCACAATAACAAATACACTATGAAACTCTCTACCCCTCCGCAGCCTGGGGCTAAGTTGGTGATAACTGGATGGAGACAGATCTTTGGTCCAAAAGGAGATCCAGATTTAGTTGGCTTCTACAAACCTGTAGACCCTTTGCATGACAAGCATTACCTTATTGATTGCACAAAGGGAAGCTGTGTCTTTCTGAAAAAGTTGGAACGTACTCATACGGTGCTCAGTATTCCTAAAGAAGTCGCAGAAAAACTTTTCCCTCCTCTGGAAAACGGTTGGGAAATCAGTCTGGATTGTTCTGATGCCCAAAACTGGTCTTTGTCGATGAGCTACAAAAACTGTCAAGGTAGGTTTAAAATCACCAGCAACTGGAGAAAGTTTATTGTAGATCACAATTTGGAAGCCGATGACGTGGTTGTGTTTTCCAGAGTTTACCCCCAGCAGCCTAATAATAACCGGTACTTGATTCgatttgagaaaacaaaagagGCCACTTCCGGGACAGATGCGACTCAATCAGCTACATCAAGAAAAGATGAAGGTGATCGCAACAAGGAGAACAAGAGTATCAGTGTTGCGGGAAATAACCAGTCAAATTCAAAGCCAGTCTCTGAAACAAGAGGTTCAAATGTTATGATCTTTGGCCAGGACATTTCAAAGCCAAAGCCAAT AAAATTGTTTGAGAGTAACAACAATGAGCTGGTACAAAGCACAGCAGGTGCTAGTTACAAGGAGGTTCATCATTCTGAGTCAATCAAAACTGGGAAGATTATGGATGAATTTGAGGACAGTAATTTTCTATTTGAGGTGGCATTGTCTCCTAGAAATTACATAAATGGCACCCTCATCATTCCTTGGAGAACTGCAAAAAAGCATTTCCTGTTTGATCATAGTACAGGAACTTGTCAGGAAATCGAGCTAGAATTTTCTGACAAAGATCTTAACAAATACACTCTGAAAATCTCTATCCCTCCACAGCCTGGCGCTCAGTTGGTAATAACTGGATGGAGACAGTTCTTTGGTCCAAATGGAGATCCGGATCTCATTGGCTTCTACAAGCCCGTCAACCATTTGCATGACACAAATTACCTTATTGATTGGACAAAGGGAAGCTATACCTTTCTGAAAAAGTTAGATCCTAGTGACGCTAGTAGTATGCTCCTTATTTCTAAAGAAGCTGCAGAAAAAGTTTTCCCTCCTCTGGAAGTCAGTGTGCTGATCGATTGTTTTGATGCACAAAACCAGTCTTGGACGATGAAATACCGAAGAACCAAATTTGATCAGTTTATAATTACCGGCAGCTGGGGAATGTTTCTTACAAAACATAATTTGAAAGCCAATGATGCAGTTATGTTTTCCAGAGTTGACCCCCAACAGCTGCCTGATAGTAAGCGGTACTTTATTCGATTTGAGAAAGCAGAAAAGGCCACTTCCAGAGCTGACAGGACTCAATCAGCTACAGCAAGAAAAGACGATGATGATAGAAATAATGGAGGAAGCAACGACGAGGACAAGGGTATCAGTGTTGCTGGAAATAGCAATTCAAAGCCAATCACTGAAACAAGCGGTTCAAAGGTTATGATCTTTGGCGTGGACATTTCAAAGCCAAAGCCAATGTGA
- the LOC131312682 gene encoding uncharacterized protein LOC131312682 isoform X3, with product MFPGPVNQVLGKMGIFLFEVLLFPRDVEQDRLLIPVEAALEYFPPLANRQETYKLKIEITDHQNSLWHMTVTYDPSECSFVVENKWKRFVAWNRLEILDVLRFYKTVPISYDFHYLVELVKRRSPLIIPEFKFENFMFQLPLTDRDIRFQRLFITTEDVRKHWPKVGVPADTHYFERLYFSDDLNAALWGIKIAYEIDSYNLMLADFVTKYNLEKGDMIRFYRPVHPLHSRHFLIEYEKGVGNRTQSEIVATDDTMDRGGEGQGDGGGRGTDRGSNRDGNPTQSETATTDDTMDRGSDGQGDVGGRTDSRGRKWWKFGFGGCCMAMKSNARTEES from the coding sequence ATGTTTCCTGGTCCCGTAAACCAAGTTCTGGGAAAGATGGGAATTTTTCTCTTTGAAGTGCTTCTGTTTCCTCGTGATGTTGAACAAGACAGGCTCCTAATTCCTGTGGAAGCAGCTTTGGAATATTTCCCGCCTCTAGCCAATCGCCAGGAAACTTACAAGTTGAAGATTGAGATTACCGACCATCAAAACTCCCTTTGGCATATGACTGTGACATATGATCCTTCAGAGTGTTCCTTCGTCGTGGAAAACAAATGGAAGAGGTTTGTTGCCTGGAACCGTTTGGAAATTTTGGATGTGCTCCGCTTCTACAAAACTGTCCCGATTTCATATGACTTCCATTACCTGGTTGAACTCGTGAAAAGAAGATCTCCACTGATTATCCCTGAATTCAAGTTTGAAAATTTCATGTTTCAGCTGCCATTGACCGATAGGGACATCCGGTTCCAAAGGCTCTTCATTACCACCGAAGATGTACGCAAACATTGGCCTAAAGTTGGAGTCCCTGCTGATACCCATTACTTTGAGAGGCTGTATTTTTCTGATGATCTAAATGCTGCCTTATGGGGCATAAAAATCGCATACGAAATTGATAGTTACAACCTTATGCTGGCTGATTTTGTCACCAAGTACAATTTGGAAAAAGGAGATATGATTCGCTTTTATAGACCTGTACATCCTTTACACTCGCGTCACTTCCTTATTGAATATGAGAAAGGAGTTGGTAATCGGACTCAATCCGAGATTGTAGCAACAGATGATACCATGGACAGAGGCGGTGAAGGACAGGGTGATGGTGGAGGACGCGGAACAGATAGAGGCAGCAACAGAGATGGTAATCCGACTCAATCCGAGACTGCAACAACAGATGATACCATGGACAGAGGCAGTGATGGACAAGGTGATGTTGGAGGAAGGACTGATAGTAGGGGCCGCAAGTGGTGGAAATTTGGTTTTGGAGGTTGCTGTATGGCAATGAAAAGCAATGCAAGGACGGAGGAGTCTTGA
- the LOC131312682 gene encoding uncharacterized protein LOC131312682 isoform X2, which yields MVKSWWPMFPGPVNQVLGKMGIFLFEVLLFPRDVEQDRLLIPVEAALEYFPPLANRQETYKLKIEITDHQNSLWHMTVTYDPSECSFVVENKWKRFVAWNRLEILDVLRFYKTVPISYDFHYLVELVKRRSPLIIPEFKFENFMFQLPLTDRDIRFQRLFITTEDVRKHWPKVGVPADTHYFERLYFSDDLNAALWGIKIAYEIDSYNLMLADFVTKYNLEKGDMIRFYRPVHPLHSRHFLIEYEKGVGNRTQSEIVATDDTMDRGGEGQGDGGGRGTDRGSNRDGNPTQSETATTDDTMDRGSDGQGDVGGRTDSRGRKWWKFGFGGCCMAMKSNARTEES from the exons ATGGTGAAGAG TTGGTGGCCTATGTTTCCTGGTCCCGTAAACCAAGTTCTGGGAAAGATGGGAATTTTTCTCTTTGAAGTGCTTCTGTTTCCTCGTGATGTTGAACAAGACAGGCTCCTAATTCCTGTGGAAGCAGCTTTGGAATATTTCCCGCCTCTAGCCAATCGCCAGGAAACTTACAAGTTGAAGATTGAGATTACCGACCATCAAAACTCCCTTTGGCATATGACTGTGACATATGATCCTTCAGAGTGTTCCTTCGTCGTGGAAAACAAATGGAAGAGGTTTGTTGCCTGGAACCGTTTGGAAATTTTGGATGTGCTCCGCTTCTACAAAACTGTCCCGATTTCATATGACTTCCATTACCTGGTTGAACTCGTGAAAAGAAGATCTCCACTGATTATCCCTGAATTCAAGTTTGAAAATTTCATGTTTCAGCTGCCATTGACCGATAGGGACATCCGGTTCCAAAGGCTCTTCATTACCACCGAAGATGTACGCAAACATTGGCCTAAAGTTGGAGTCCCTGCTGATACCCATTACTTTGAGAGGCTGTATTTTTCTGATGATCTAAATGCTGCCTTATGGGGCATAAAAATCGCATACGAAATTGATAGTTACAACCTTATGCTGGCTGATTTTGTCACCAAGTACAATTTGGAAAAAGGAGATATGATTCGCTTTTATAGACCTGTACATCCTTTACACTCGCGTCACTTCCTTATTGAATATGAGAAAGGAGTTGGTAATCGGACTCAATCCGAGATTGTAGCAACAGATGATACCATGGACAGAGGCGGTGAAGGACAGGGTGATGGTGGAGGACGCGGAACAGATAGAGGCAGCAACAGAGATGGTAATCCGACTCAATCCGAGACTGCAACAACAGATGATACCATGGACAGAGGCAGTGATGGACAAGGTGATGTTGGAGGAAGGACTGATAGTAGGGGCCGCAAGTGGTGGAAATTTGGTTTTGGAGGTTGCTGTATGGCAATGAAAAGCAATGCAAGGACGGAGGAGTCTTGA
- the LOC131312682 gene encoding uncharacterized protein LOC131312682 isoform X1 translates to MSDNRGIGTGREGEEPLEGHASSSSPTGIVTGTQRPDISNVEETEEESEQGWWPMFPGPVNQVLGKMGIFLFEVLLFPRDVEQDRLLIPVEAALEYFPPLANRQETYKLKIEITDHQNSLWHMTVTYDPSECSFVVENKWKRFVAWNRLEILDVLRFYKTVPISYDFHYLVELVKRRSPLIIPEFKFENFMFQLPLTDRDIRFQRLFITTEDVRKHWPKVGVPADTHYFERLYFSDDLNAALWGIKIAYEIDSYNLMLADFVTKYNLEKGDMIRFYRPVHPLHSRHFLIEYEKGVGNRTQSEIVATDDTMDRGGEGQGDGGGRGTDRGSNRDGNPTQSETATTDDTMDRGSDGQGDVGGRTDSRGRKWWKFGFGGCCMAMKSNARTEES, encoded by the exons ATGTCTGACAATAGAGGCATTGGTACAGGCAGAGAAGGGGAGGAGCCCTTAGAAGGACATGCATCGTCTTCATCTCCAACAGGGATTGTTACTGGTACACAAAGACCTGACATTTCGAATGTGGAGGAAACGGAAGAAGAATCAGAACAGGG TTGGTGGCCTATGTTTCCTGGTCCCGTAAACCAAGTTCTGGGAAAGATGGGAATTTTTCTCTTTGAAGTGCTTCTGTTTCCTCGTGATGTTGAACAAGACAGGCTCCTAATTCCTGTGGAAGCAGCTTTGGAATATTTCCCGCCTCTAGCCAATCGCCAGGAAACTTACAAGTTGAAGATTGAGATTACCGACCATCAAAACTCCCTTTGGCATATGACTGTGACATATGATCCTTCAGAGTGTTCCTTCGTCGTGGAAAACAAATGGAAGAGGTTTGTTGCCTGGAACCGTTTGGAAATTTTGGATGTGCTCCGCTTCTACAAAACTGTCCCGATTTCATATGACTTCCATTACCTGGTTGAACTCGTGAAAAGAAGATCTCCACTGATTATCCCTGAATTCAAGTTTGAAAATTTCATGTTTCAGCTGCCATTGACCGATAGGGACATCCGGTTCCAAAGGCTCTTCATTACCACCGAAGATGTACGCAAACATTGGCCTAAAGTTGGAGTCCCTGCTGATACCCATTACTTTGAGAGGCTGTATTTTTCTGATGATCTAAATGCTGCCTTATGGGGCATAAAAATCGCATACGAAATTGATAGTTACAACCTTATGCTGGCTGATTTTGTCACCAAGTACAATTTGGAAAAAGGAGATATGATTCGCTTTTATAGACCTGTACATCCTTTACACTCGCGTCACTTCCTTATTGAATATGAGAAAGGAGTTGGTAATCGGACTCAATCCGAGATTGTAGCAACAGATGATACCATGGACAGAGGCGGTGAAGGACAGGGTGATGGTGGAGGACGCGGAACAGATAGAGGCAGCAACAGAGATGGTAATCCGACTCAATCCGAGACTGCAACAACAGATGATACCATGGACAGAGGCAGTGATGGACAAGGTGATGTTGGAGGAAGGACTGATAGTAGGGGCCGCAAGTGGTGGAAATTTGGTTTTGGAGGTTGCTGTATGGCAATGAAAAGCAATGCAAGGACGGAGGAGTCTTGA